One genomic region from Labeo rohita strain BAU-BD-2019 chromosome 7, IGBB_LRoh.1.0, whole genome shotgun sequence encodes:
- the spi1b gene encoding transcription factor PU.1b isoform X2, translating into MLHPYRMEGYIIPPKEESRERVTWTGWMSQTPSVQKDYWAVLTKDQTEEMFESEMYRPPMEYQYIIDDSQNDHTWDYNTHHVHPVDFENLPESHFTELQSVQPLHATNVHRFPEESGHFIDPSLTGHHLTLPPPQMTYLPRPSVCYPHSVQPSPLQRSSDDDDPGSRSPPLEVSDEECMRDHITSTTGGEHGNKKKIRLYQFLLDLLRNGDMKDSIWWVDREKGTFQFSSKHKEALAHRWGVQKGNRKKMTYQKMARALRNYGKTGEVRKIKKKLTYQFSGEVLGKSHTERKLYM; encoded by the exons ATGCTGCATCCGTACAGAATGGAGGGGTACATCATCCCACCC AAAGAAGAGAGTAGAGAGAGAGTAACCTGGACTGGCTGGATGTCACAGACACCGTCTGTACAAAAAGATTACTGGGCAGTTTTAACCAAAGAT CAAACAGAGGAAATGTTTGAATCAGAGATGTATCGACCACCAATGGAGTATCAGTATATCATTGACGACAGTCAGAATG ATCACACTTGGGATTATAATACACATCATGTCCATCCGGTGGATTTCGAGAACCTGCCAGAGAGCCACTTCACAGAGCTACAGAGCGTACAGCCACTACATGCAACGAATGTGCATCGCTTCCCAGAAGAGTCCGGCCATTTTATCGACCCAAGCCTGACCGGGCATCACCTCACTCTGCCACCTCCACAG ATGACATATTTGCCGCGGCCATCTGTGTGTTACCCTCACAGCGTACAGCCGTCTCCTCTTCAGCGCAGCTCGGATGACGATGACCCCGGCAGTCGCAGTCCTCCACTGGAGGTGTCTGATGAGGAGTGTATGAGAGACCACATTACATCAACAACAGGAGGAGAGCATG GTAACAAGAAGAAAATCCGCTTGTATCAGTTCCTGCTGGACCTTCTGCGAAATGGTGACATGAAGGACAGCATCTGGTGGGTTGACCGAGAAAAAGGAACATTCCAGTTCTCTTCCAAGCACAAAGAGGCTTTAGCACACCGCTGGGGCGTACAGAAGGGAAACCGCAAGAAGATGACCTACCAGAAGATGGCAAGGGCGCTGAGAAACTATGGCAAGACGGGAGAAGTCAGGAAGATCAAGAAAAAACTCACCTACCAGTTCAGTGGAGAGGTACTTGGGAAGAGCCACACAGAAAGGAAGCTTTACATGTAA
- the spi1b gene encoding transcription factor PU.1b isoform X4 — translation MLHPYRMEGYIIPPQTEEMFESEMYRPPMEYQYIIDDSQNDHTWDYNTHHVHPVDFENLPESHFTELQSVQPLHATNVHRFPEESGHFIDPSLTGHHLTLPPPQMTYLPRPSVCYPHSVQPSPLQRSSDDDDPGSRSPPLEVSDEECMRDHITSTTGGEHGNKKKIRLYQFLLDLLRNGDMKDSIWWVDREKGTFQFSSKHKEALAHRWGVQKGNRKKMTYQKMARALRNYGKTGEVRKIKKKLTYQFSGEVLGKSHTERKLYM, via the exons ATGCTGCATCCGTACAGAATGGAGGGGTACATCATCCCACCC CAAACAGAGGAAATGTTTGAATCAGAGATGTATCGACCACCAATGGAGTATCAGTATATCATTGACGACAGTCAGAATG ATCACACTTGGGATTATAATACACATCATGTCCATCCGGTGGATTTCGAGAACCTGCCAGAGAGCCACTTCACAGAGCTACAGAGCGTACAGCCACTACATGCAACGAATGTGCATCGCTTCCCAGAAGAGTCCGGCCATTTTATCGACCCAAGCCTGACCGGGCATCACCTCACTCTGCCACCTCCACAG ATGACATATTTGCCGCGGCCATCTGTGTGTTACCCTCACAGCGTACAGCCGTCTCCTCTTCAGCGCAGCTCGGATGACGATGACCCCGGCAGTCGCAGTCCTCCACTGGAGGTGTCTGATGAGGAGTGTATGAGAGACCACATTACATCAACAACAGGAGGAGAGCATG GTAACAAGAAGAAAATCCGCTTGTATCAGTTCCTGCTGGACCTTCTGCGAAATGGTGACATGAAGGACAGCATCTGGTGGGTTGACCGAGAAAAAGGAACATTCCAGTTCTCTTCCAAGCACAAAGAGGCTTTAGCACACCGCTGGGGCGTACAGAAGGGAAACCGCAAGAAGATGACCTACCAGAAGATGGCAAGGGCGCTGAGAAACTATGGCAAGACGGGAGAAGTCAGGAAGATCAAGAAAAAACTCACCTACCAGTTCAGTGGAGAGGTACTTGGGAAGAGCCACACAGAAAGGAAGCTTTACATGTAA
- the spi1b gene encoding transcription factor PU.1b isoform X3 has product MLHPYRMEGYIIPPQQTEEMFESEMYRPPMEYQYIIDDSQNDHTWDYNTHHVHPVDFENLPESHFTELQSVQPLHATNVHRFPEESGHFIDPSLTGHHLTLPPPQMTYLPRPSVCYPHSVQPSPLQRSSDDDDPGSRSPPLEVSDEECMRDHITSTTGGEHGNKKKIRLYQFLLDLLRNGDMKDSIWWVDREKGTFQFSSKHKEALAHRWGVQKGNRKKMTYQKMARALRNYGKTGEVRKIKKKLTYQFSGEVLGKSHTERKLYM; this is encoded by the exons ATGCTGCATCCGTACAGAATGGAGGGGTACATCATCCCACCC CAGCAAACAGAGGAAATGTTTGAATCAGAGATGTATCGACCACCAATGGAGTATCAGTATATCATTGACGACAGTCAGAATG ATCACACTTGGGATTATAATACACATCATGTCCATCCGGTGGATTTCGAGAACCTGCCAGAGAGCCACTTCACAGAGCTACAGAGCGTACAGCCACTACATGCAACGAATGTGCATCGCTTCCCAGAAGAGTCCGGCCATTTTATCGACCCAAGCCTGACCGGGCATCACCTCACTCTGCCACCTCCACAG ATGACATATTTGCCGCGGCCATCTGTGTGTTACCCTCACAGCGTACAGCCGTCTCCTCTTCAGCGCAGCTCGGATGACGATGACCCCGGCAGTCGCAGTCCTCCACTGGAGGTGTCTGATGAGGAGTGTATGAGAGACCACATTACATCAACAACAGGAGGAGAGCATG GTAACAAGAAGAAAATCCGCTTGTATCAGTTCCTGCTGGACCTTCTGCGAAATGGTGACATGAAGGACAGCATCTGGTGGGTTGACCGAGAAAAAGGAACATTCCAGTTCTCTTCCAAGCACAAAGAGGCTTTAGCACACCGCTGGGGCGTACAGAAGGGAAACCGCAAGAAGATGACCTACCAGAAGATGGCAAGGGCGCTGAGAAACTATGGCAAGACGGGAGAAGTCAGGAAGATCAAGAAAAAACTCACCTACCAGTTCAGTGGAGAGGTACTTGGGAAGAGCCACACAGAAAGGAAGCTTTACATGTAA
- the spi1b gene encoding transcription factor PU.1b isoform X1, with the protein MLHPYRMEGYIIPPKEESRERVTWTGWMSQTPSVQKDYWAVLTKDQQTEEMFESEMYRPPMEYQYIIDDSQNDHTWDYNTHHVHPVDFENLPESHFTELQSVQPLHATNVHRFPEESGHFIDPSLTGHHLTLPPPQMTYLPRPSVCYPHSVQPSPLQRSSDDDDPGSRSPPLEVSDEECMRDHITSTTGGEHGNKKKIRLYQFLLDLLRNGDMKDSIWWVDREKGTFQFSSKHKEALAHRWGVQKGNRKKMTYQKMARALRNYGKTGEVRKIKKKLTYQFSGEVLGKSHTERKLYM; encoded by the exons ATGCTGCATCCGTACAGAATGGAGGGGTACATCATCCCACCC AAAGAAGAGAGTAGAGAGAGAGTAACCTGGACTGGCTGGATGTCACAGACACCGTCTGTACAAAAAGATTACTGGGCAGTTTTAACCAAAGAT CAGCAAACAGAGGAAATGTTTGAATCAGAGATGTATCGACCACCAATGGAGTATCAGTATATCATTGACGACAGTCAGAATG ATCACACTTGGGATTATAATACACATCATGTCCATCCGGTGGATTTCGAGAACCTGCCAGAGAGCCACTTCACAGAGCTACAGAGCGTACAGCCACTACATGCAACGAATGTGCATCGCTTCCCAGAAGAGTCCGGCCATTTTATCGACCCAAGCCTGACCGGGCATCACCTCACTCTGCCACCTCCACAG ATGACATATTTGCCGCGGCCATCTGTGTGTTACCCTCACAGCGTACAGCCGTCTCCTCTTCAGCGCAGCTCGGATGACGATGACCCCGGCAGTCGCAGTCCTCCACTGGAGGTGTCTGATGAGGAGTGTATGAGAGACCACATTACATCAACAACAGGAGGAGAGCATG GTAACAAGAAGAAAATCCGCTTGTATCAGTTCCTGCTGGACCTTCTGCGAAATGGTGACATGAAGGACAGCATCTGGTGGGTTGACCGAGAAAAAGGAACATTCCAGTTCTCTTCCAAGCACAAAGAGGCTTTAGCACACCGCTGGGGCGTACAGAAGGGAAACCGCAAGAAGATGACCTACCAGAAGATGGCAAGGGCGCTGAGAAACTATGGCAAGACGGGAGAAGTCAGGAAGATCAAGAAAAAACTCACCTACCAGTTCAGTGGAGAGGTACTTGGGAAGAGCCACACAGAAAGGAAGCTTTACATGTAA